One stretch of Kogia breviceps isolate mKogBre1 chromosome 18, mKogBre1 haplotype 1, whole genome shotgun sequence DNA includes these proteins:
- the XRCC1 gene encoding DNA repair protein XRCC1 isoform X2 — protein sequence MPEIRLRHVVSCSSQDSTYRAENLLKADTYRKWRAARAGEKTISVVLQLEKEEQIHSVDIGNDGSAFVEVLAGSSAGGAGEQDYEVLLVTSSFMSPSESRSGSNSNRVRIFGPDKLVRAAAEKRWDRVKIVCSQPYSKDAPYGLSFVRFHSPPDKEEAEASSQKVTKLGQFRVKEEDESASSLRPGALFFSRINKTPAVAASDPAGPSYAAATLQASSAASSVSPASKTVGSTSKESPRGKRKLDLSHEEKKTPSKPSAQPSPPALKRPKLPAPTPTPAPAPVPAAARGVAPGRPRGEGAEPRAPRTGPQELGKILQGVVVVLSGFQNPFRSELRDKALELGAKYRPDWTPDSTHLICAFANTPKYSQVLGLGGRIVRKEWVLDCHRMRRRLPSRRYLMAGPDSSSEDEGGSHSGSSGDEAPKPPRKRPQTKAKPSQAAGPSSPQRPPTPEETKPPSPGPQEDTDTKGEQSGQDNGAEDSGDTEDELRRVAERKEQRPPSGEENGKDPYAGSTDENTDNEGPPESPNLPIPELPDFFQGKHFFLYGEFPGDERRTLSRYVTAFNGELEDYMSDRVQFVITAQEWDPSFEEALMDNPSLVFVRPRWIYSCNEKQKLLPHQLYGVVPQA from the exons TTAGAGAAGGAGGAGCAGATACACAGCGTGGACATCGGGAATGACGGCTCAGCCTTCGTGGAGGTGCTGGCGGGCAGCTCAGCTGGAGGCGCCGGGGAGCAGGACTATGAG GTCCTTCTGGTCACCTCGTCTTTCATGTCCCCTTCCGAGAGTCGCAGTGGCTCAAATTCCAACCGCGTTCGCATTTTTGGGCCCGACAAGTTGGTCCGGGCAGCAGCAGAGAAGCGCTGGGACCGTGTCAAAATTGTCTGCAGCCAGCCCTACAGCAAG gaTGCGCCCTATGGCCTGAGTTTTGTAAGGTTTCACAGCCCCCCAGACAAAGAGGAGGCCGAGGCCTCATCCCAG AAAGTGACCAAGCTCGGCCAGTTCCGCGTGAAGGAGGAGGATGAGAGCGCCAGCTCCCTGAGACCCGGGGCTCTCTTCTTCAGCCGGATCAACAAGACCCCCGCAG TCGCAGCCAGTGACCCAGCAGGACCCAGCTATGCAGCTGCTACACTGCAGGCCTCCAGTGCCGCCTCCTCCGTCTCTCCGGCCTCCAAGACAGTAGGCAGCACCTCCAAG GAGTCCCCCAGAGGCAAGAGGAAGCTGGATTTGAGCCACGAAGAAAAGAAGACCCCCAGCAAACCGTCCGCCCAGCCCTCACCACCCGCCCTCAAGAGACCCAAAT TGCCAgctcccacccctaccccagcccctgcccctgtcCCTGCTGCAGCACGGGGGGTGGCGCCAGGGAGGCCCCGAGGAGAAGGCGCTGAGCCCAGGGCCCCCCGCACCGGCCCGCAGGAGCTGGGGAAGATCCTCCAgggtgtggtggtggtgctgaGCGGCTTCCAGAACCCCTTCCGCTCGGAGCTCCGGGACAAGGCCCTGGAGCTGGGGGCCAAGTATCGGCCAGACTGGACTCCAGACAGCACCCACCTCAT CTGCGCCTTTGCCAACACCCCCAAGTACAGCCAGGTCCTAGGCCTCGGAGGCCGAATCGTGCGGAAAGAGTGGGTGCTGGACTGTCACCGCATGCGGCGGCGGCTGCCCTCTCGGAG GTACCTCATGGCTGGGCCAGACTCGAGCAGTGAGGACGAGGGGGGCTCTCACAGCGGCAGCAGTGGGGATGAAGCCCCCAAGCCTCCCCGAAAG cGCCCCCAGACCAAAGCCAAGCCCTCTCAGGCAGCAGGACCTAGCTCACCCCAGAGACCCCCAACCCCAGAAGAGACCAAACCACCCTCACCAGGGCCCCAGGAAGATACTGACACCAAGGGGGAGCAGTCAG GACAGGACAATGGGGCAGAAGATTCTGGGGACACCGAGGATGAGCTGAGAAG GGTGGCTGAGCGGAAGGAACAAAGGCCGCCCTCTGGCGAGGAGAACGGCAAGGACCCGTACGCAGGATCCACGGATGAGAACACGGACAATGAAGGTCCTCCAGAGTCTCCCAATCTGCCGATTCCCGAGCTCCCAG ACTTTTTCCAGGGCAAACACTTCTTCCTGTACGGGGAGTTCCCGGGGGACGAGCGGCGGACGCTCAGCCGTTACGTCACGGCCTTCAACGG GGAGCTCGAGGACTATATGAGCGACCGGGTACAGTTTGTGATCACGGCACAGGAGTGGGACCCCAGCTTCGAGGAG GCCTTGATGGACAACCCCTCCTTGGTGTTCGTCCGTCCCCGGTGGATCTACAGTTGCAACGAGAAGCAGAAGTTACTTCCCCACCAGCTCTATGGGGTGGTGCCCCAGGCGTGA
- the XRCC1 gene encoding DNA repair protein XRCC1 isoform X1 gives MPEIRLRHVVSCSSQDSTYRAENLLKADTYRKWRAARAGEKTISVVLQLEKEEQIHSVDIGNDGSAFVEVLAGSSAGGAGEQDYEVLLVTSSFMSPSESRSGSNSNRVRIFGPDKLVRAAAEKRWDRVKIVCSQPYSKDAPYGLSFVRFHSPPDKEEAEASSQKVTKLGQFRVKEEDESASSLRPGALFFSRINKTPAVAASDPAGPSYAAATLQASSAASSVSPASKTVGSTSKESPRGKRKLDLSHEEKKTPSKPSAQPSPPALKRPKLPAPTPTPAPAPVPAAARGVAPGRPRGEGAEPRAPRTGPQELGKILQGVVVVLSGFQNPFRSELRDKALELGAKYRPDWTPDSTHLICAFANTPKYSQVLGLGGRIVRKEWVLDCHRMRRRLPSRRYLMAGPDSSSEDEGGSHSGSSGDEAPKPPRKRPQTKAKPSQAAGPSSPQRPPTPEETKPPSPGPQEDTDTKGEQSEGQDNGAEDSGDTEDELRRVAERKEQRPPSGEENGKDPYAGSTDENTDNEGPPESPNLPIPELPDFFQGKHFFLYGEFPGDERRTLSRYVTAFNGELEDYMSDRVQFVITAQEWDPSFEEALMDNPSLVFVRPRWIYSCNEKQKLLPHQLYGVVPQA, from the exons TTAGAGAAGGAGGAGCAGATACACAGCGTGGACATCGGGAATGACGGCTCAGCCTTCGTGGAGGTGCTGGCGGGCAGCTCAGCTGGAGGCGCCGGGGAGCAGGACTATGAG GTCCTTCTGGTCACCTCGTCTTTCATGTCCCCTTCCGAGAGTCGCAGTGGCTCAAATTCCAACCGCGTTCGCATTTTTGGGCCCGACAAGTTGGTCCGGGCAGCAGCAGAGAAGCGCTGGGACCGTGTCAAAATTGTCTGCAGCCAGCCCTACAGCAAG gaTGCGCCCTATGGCCTGAGTTTTGTAAGGTTTCACAGCCCCCCAGACAAAGAGGAGGCCGAGGCCTCATCCCAG AAAGTGACCAAGCTCGGCCAGTTCCGCGTGAAGGAGGAGGATGAGAGCGCCAGCTCCCTGAGACCCGGGGCTCTCTTCTTCAGCCGGATCAACAAGACCCCCGCAG TCGCAGCCAGTGACCCAGCAGGACCCAGCTATGCAGCTGCTACACTGCAGGCCTCCAGTGCCGCCTCCTCCGTCTCTCCGGCCTCCAAGACAGTAGGCAGCACCTCCAAG GAGTCCCCCAGAGGCAAGAGGAAGCTGGATTTGAGCCACGAAGAAAAGAAGACCCCCAGCAAACCGTCCGCCCAGCCCTCACCACCCGCCCTCAAGAGACCCAAAT TGCCAgctcccacccctaccccagcccctgcccctgtcCCTGCTGCAGCACGGGGGGTGGCGCCAGGGAGGCCCCGAGGAGAAGGCGCTGAGCCCAGGGCCCCCCGCACCGGCCCGCAGGAGCTGGGGAAGATCCTCCAgggtgtggtggtggtgctgaGCGGCTTCCAGAACCCCTTCCGCTCGGAGCTCCGGGACAAGGCCCTGGAGCTGGGGGCCAAGTATCGGCCAGACTGGACTCCAGACAGCACCCACCTCAT CTGCGCCTTTGCCAACACCCCCAAGTACAGCCAGGTCCTAGGCCTCGGAGGCCGAATCGTGCGGAAAGAGTGGGTGCTGGACTGTCACCGCATGCGGCGGCGGCTGCCCTCTCGGAG GTACCTCATGGCTGGGCCAGACTCGAGCAGTGAGGACGAGGGGGGCTCTCACAGCGGCAGCAGTGGGGATGAAGCCCCCAAGCCTCCCCGAAAG cGCCCCCAGACCAAAGCCAAGCCCTCTCAGGCAGCAGGACCTAGCTCACCCCAGAGACCCCCAACCCCAGAAGAGACCAAACCACCCTCACCAGGGCCCCAGGAAGATACTGACACCAAGGGGGAGCAGTCAG AAGGACAGGACAATGGGGCAGAAGATTCTGGGGACACCGAGGATGAGCTGAGAAG GGTGGCTGAGCGGAAGGAACAAAGGCCGCCCTCTGGCGAGGAGAACGGCAAGGACCCGTACGCAGGATCCACGGATGAGAACACGGACAATGAAGGTCCTCCAGAGTCTCCCAATCTGCCGATTCCCGAGCTCCCAG ACTTTTTCCAGGGCAAACACTTCTTCCTGTACGGGGAGTTCCCGGGGGACGAGCGGCGGACGCTCAGCCGTTACGTCACGGCCTTCAACGG GGAGCTCGAGGACTATATGAGCGACCGGGTACAGTTTGTGATCACGGCACAGGAGTGGGACCCCAGCTTCGAGGAG GCCTTGATGGACAACCCCTCCTTGGTGTTCGTCCGTCCCCGGTGGATCTACAGTTGCAACGAGAAGCAGAAGTTACTTCCCCACCAGCTCTATGGGGTGGTGCCCCAGGCGTGA
- the XRCC1 gene encoding DNA repair protein XRCC1 isoform X3, which translates to MPEIRLRHVVSCSSQDSTYRAENLLKADTYRKWRAARAGEKTISVVLQLEKEEQIHSVDIGNDGSAFVEVLAGSSAGGAGEQDYEVLLVTSSFMSPSESRSGSNSNRVRIFGPDKLVRAAAEKRWDRVKIVCSQPYSKDAPYGLSFVRFHSPPDKEEAEASSQKVTKLGQFRVKEEDESASSLRPGALFFSRINKTPAVAASDPAGPSYAAATLQASSAASSVSPASKTVGSTSKESPRGKRKLDLSHEEKKTPSKPSAQPSPPALKRPKLPAPTPTPAPAPVPAAARGVAPGRPRGEGAEPRAPRTGPQELGKILQGVVVVLSGFQNPFRSELRDKALELGAKYRPDWTPDSTHLISHRADTLHSTPCQLRLCQHPQVQPGPRPRRPNRAERVGAGLSPHAAAAALSERPQTKAKPSQAAGPSSPQRPPTPEETKPPSPGPQEDTDTKGEQSEGQDNGAEDSGDTEDELRRVAERKEQRPPSGEENGKDPYAGSTDENTDNEGPPESPNLPIPELPDFFQGKHFFLYGEFPGDERRTLSRYVTAFNGELEDYMSDRVQFVITAQEWDPSFEEALMDNPSLVFVRPRWIYSCNEKQKLLPHQLYGVVPQA; encoded by the exons TTAGAGAAGGAGGAGCAGATACACAGCGTGGACATCGGGAATGACGGCTCAGCCTTCGTGGAGGTGCTGGCGGGCAGCTCAGCTGGAGGCGCCGGGGAGCAGGACTATGAG GTCCTTCTGGTCACCTCGTCTTTCATGTCCCCTTCCGAGAGTCGCAGTGGCTCAAATTCCAACCGCGTTCGCATTTTTGGGCCCGACAAGTTGGTCCGGGCAGCAGCAGAGAAGCGCTGGGACCGTGTCAAAATTGTCTGCAGCCAGCCCTACAGCAAG gaTGCGCCCTATGGCCTGAGTTTTGTAAGGTTTCACAGCCCCCCAGACAAAGAGGAGGCCGAGGCCTCATCCCAG AAAGTGACCAAGCTCGGCCAGTTCCGCGTGAAGGAGGAGGATGAGAGCGCCAGCTCCCTGAGACCCGGGGCTCTCTTCTTCAGCCGGATCAACAAGACCCCCGCAG TCGCAGCCAGTGACCCAGCAGGACCCAGCTATGCAGCTGCTACACTGCAGGCCTCCAGTGCCGCCTCCTCCGTCTCTCCGGCCTCCAAGACAGTAGGCAGCACCTCCAAG GAGTCCCCCAGAGGCAAGAGGAAGCTGGATTTGAGCCACGAAGAAAAGAAGACCCCCAGCAAACCGTCCGCCCAGCCCTCACCACCCGCCCTCAAGAGACCCAAAT TGCCAgctcccacccctaccccagcccctgcccctgtcCCTGCTGCAGCACGGGGGGTGGCGCCAGGGAGGCCCCGAGGAGAAGGCGCTGAGCCCAGGGCCCCCCGCACCGGCCCGCAGGAGCTGGGGAAGATCCTCCAgggtgtggtggtggtgctgaGCGGCTTCCAGAACCCCTTCCGCTCGGAGCTCCGGGACAAGGCCCTGGAGCTGGGGGCCAAGTATCGGCCAGACTGGACTCCAGACAGCACCCACCTCAT ATCACACCGGGCTGACACCCTCCATTCCACTCCCTGCCAGCTGCGCCTTTGCCAACACCCCCAAGTACAGCCAGGTCCTAGGCCTCGGAGGCCGAATCGTGCGGAAAGAGTGGGTGCTGGACTGTCACCGCATGCGGCGGCGGCTGCCCTCTCGGAG cGCCCCCAGACCAAAGCCAAGCCCTCTCAGGCAGCAGGACCTAGCTCACCCCAGAGACCCCCAACCCCAGAAGAGACCAAACCACCCTCACCAGGGCCCCAGGAAGATACTGACACCAAGGGGGAGCAGTCAG AAGGACAGGACAATGGGGCAGAAGATTCTGGGGACACCGAGGATGAGCTGAGAAG GGTGGCTGAGCGGAAGGAACAAAGGCCGCCCTCTGGCGAGGAGAACGGCAAGGACCCGTACGCAGGATCCACGGATGAGAACACGGACAATGAAGGTCCTCCAGAGTCTCCCAATCTGCCGATTCCCGAGCTCCCAG ACTTTTTCCAGGGCAAACACTTCTTCCTGTACGGGGAGTTCCCGGGGGACGAGCGGCGGACGCTCAGCCGTTACGTCACGGCCTTCAACGG GGAGCTCGAGGACTATATGAGCGACCGGGTACAGTTTGTGATCACGGCACAGGAGTGGGACCCCAGCTTCGAGGAG GCCTTGATGGACAACCCCTCCTTGGTGTTCGTCCGTCCCCGGTGGATCTACAGTTGCAACGAGAAGCAGAAGTTACTTCCCCACCAGCTCTATGGGGTGGTGCCCCAGGCGTGA
- the XRCC1 gene encoding DNA repair protein XRCC1 isoform X4, whose translation MPEIRLRHVVSCSSQDSTYRAENLLKADTYRKWRAARAGEKTISVVLQLEKEEQIHSVDIGNDGSAFVEVLAGSSAGGAGEQDYEVLLVTSSFMSPSESRSGSNSNRVRIFGPDKLVRAAAEKRWDRVKIVCSQPYSKDAPYGLSFVRFHSPPDKEEAEASSQKVTKLGQFRVKEEDESASSLRPGALFFSRINKTPAVAASDPAGPSYAAATLQASSAASSVSPASKTVGSTSKESPRGKRKLDLSHEEKKTPSKPSAQPSPPALKRPKLPAPTPTPAPAPVPAAARGVAPGRPRGEGAEPRAPRTGPQELGKILQGVVVVLSGFQNPFRSELRDKALELGAKYRPDWTPDSTHLISHRADTLHSTPCQLRLCQHPQVQPGPRPRRPNRAERVGAGLSPHAAAAALSERPQTKAKPSQAAGPSSPQRPPTPEETKPPSPGPQEDTDTKGEQSGQDNGAEDSGDTEDELRRVAERKEQRPPSGEENGKDPYAGSTDENTDNEGPPESPNLPIPELPDFFQGKHFFLYGEFPGDERRTLSRYVTAFNGELEDYMSDRVQFVITAQEWDPSFEEALMDNPSLVFVRPRWIYSCNEKQKLLPHQLYGVVPQA comes from the exons TTAGAGAAGGAGGAGCAGATACACAGCGTGGACATCGGGAATGACGGCTCAGCCTTCGTGGAGGTGCTGGCGGGCAGCTCAGCTGGAGGCGCCGGGGAGCAGGACTATGAG GTCCTTCTGGTCACCTCGTCTTTCATGTCCCCTTCCGAGAGTCGCAGTGGCTCAAATTCCAACCGCGTTCGCATTTTTGGGCCCGACAAGTTGGTCCGGGCAGCAGCAGAGAAGCGCTGGGACCGTGTCAAAATTGTCTGCAGCCAGCCCTACAGCAAG gaTGCGCCCTATGGCCTGAGTTTTGTAAGGTTTCACAGCCCCCCAGACAAAGAGGAGGCCGAGGCCTCATCCCAG AAAGTGACCAAGCTCGGCCAGTTCCGCGTGAAGGAGGAGGATGAGAGCGCCAGCTCCCTGAGACCCGGGGCTCTCTTCTTCAGCCGGATCAACAAGACCCCCGCAG TCGCAGCCAGTGACCCAGCAGGACCCAGCTATGCAGCTGCTACACTGCAGGCCTCCAGTGCCGCCTCCTCCGTCTCTCCGGCCTCCAAGACAGTAGGCAGCACCTCCAAG GAGTCCCCCAGAGGCAAGAGGAAGCTGGATTTGAGCCACGAAGAAAAGAAGACCCCCAGCAAACCGTCCGCCCAGCCCTCACCACCCGCCCTCAAGAGACCCAAAT TGCCAgctcccacccctaccccagcccctgcccctgtcCCTGCTGCAGCACGGGGGGTGGCGCCAGGGAGGCCCCGAGGAGAAGGCGCTGAGCCCAGGGCCCCCCGCACCGGCCCGCAGGAGCTGGGGAAGATCCTCCAgggtgtggtggtggtgctgaGCGGCTTCCAGAACCCCTTCCGCTCGGAGCTCCGGGACAAGGCCCTGGAGCTGGGGGCCAAGTATCGGCCAGACTGGACTCCAGACAGCACCCACCTCAT ATCACACCGGGCTGACACCCTCCATTCCACTCCCTGCCAGCTGCGCCTTTGCCAACACCCCCAAGTACAGCCAGGTCCTAGGCCTCGGAGGCCGAATCGTGCGGAAAGAGTGGGTGCTGGACTGTCACCGCATGCGGCGGCGGCTGCCCTCTCGGAG cGCCCCCAGACCAAAGCCAAGCCCTCTCAGGCAGCAGGACCTAGCTCACCCCAGAGACCCCCAACCCCAGAAGAGACCAAACCACCCTCACCAGGGCCCCAGGAAGATACTGACACCAAGGGGGAGCAGTCAG GACAGGACAATGGGGCAGAAGATTCTGGGGACACCGAGGATGAGCTGAGAAG GGTGGCTGAGCGGAAGGAACAAAGGCCGCCCTCTGGCGAGGAGAACGGCAAGGACCCGTACGCAGGATCCACGGATGAGAACACGGACAATGAAGGTCCTCCAGAGTCTCCCAATCTGCCGATTCCCGAGCTCCCAG ACTTTTTCCAGGGCAAACACTTCTTCCTGTACGGGGAGTTCCCGGGGGACGAGCGGCGGACGCTCAGCCGTTACGTCACGGCCTTCAACGG GGAGCTCGAGGACTATATGAGCGACCGGGTACAGTTTGTGATCACGGCACAGGAGTGGGACCCCAGCTTCGAGGAG GCCTTGATGGACAACCCCTCCTTGGTGTTCGTCCGTCCCCGGTGGATCTACAGTTGCAACGAGAAGCAGAAGTTACTTCCCCACCAGCTCTATGGGGTGGTGCCCCAGGCGTGA
- the XRCC1 gene encoding DNA repair protein XRCC1 isoform X5 yields the protein MSPSESRSGSNSNRVRIFGPDKLVRAAAEKRWDRVKIVCSQPYSKDAPYGLSFVRFHSPPDKEEAEASSQKVTKLGQFRVKEEDESASSLRPGALFFSRINKTPAVAASDPAGPSYAAATLQASSAASSVSPASKTVGSTSKESPRGKRKLDLSHEEKKTPSKPSAQPSPPALKRPKLPAPTPTPAPAPVPAAARGVAPGRPRGEGAEPRAPRTGPQELGKILQGVVVVLSGFQNPFRSELRDKALELGAKYRPDWTPDSTHLICAFANTPKYSQVLGLGGRIVRKEWVLDCHRMRRRLPSRRYLMAGPDSSSEDEGGSHSGSSGDEAPKPPRKRPQTKAKPSQAAGPSSPQRPPTPEETKPPSPGPQEDTDTKGEQSEGQDNGAEDSGDTEDELRRVAERKEQRPPSGEENGKDPYAGSTDENTDNEGPPESPNLPIPELPDFFQGKHFFLYGEFPGDERRTLSRYVTAFNGELEDYMSDRVQFVITAQEWDPSFEEALMDNPSLVFVRPRWIYSCNEKQKLLPHQLYGVVPQA from the exons ATGTCCCCTTCCGAGAGTCGCAGTGGCTCAAATTCCAACCGCGTTCGCATTTTTGGGCCCGACAAGTTGGTCCGGGCAGCAGCAGAGAAGCGCTGGGACCGTGTCAAAATTGTCTGCAGCCAGCCCTACAGCAAG gaTGCGCCCTATGGCCTGAGTTTTGTAAGGTTTCACAGCCCCCCAGACAAAGAGGAGGCCGAGGCCTCATCCCAG AAAGTGACCAAGCTCGGCCAGTTCCGCGTGAAGGAGGAGGATGAGAGCGCCAGCTCCCTGAGACCCGGGGCTCTCTTCTTCAGCCGGATCAACAAGACCCCCGCAG TCGCAGCCAGTGACCCAGCAGGACCCAGCTATGCAGCTGCTACACTGCAGGCCTCCAGTGCCGCCTCCTCCGTCTCTCCGGCCTCCAAGACAGTAGGCAGCACCTCCAAG GAGTCCCCCAGAGGCAAGAGGAAGCTGGATTTGAGCCACGAAGAAAAGAAGACCCCCAGCAAACCGTCCGCCCAGCCCTCACCACCCGCCCTCAAGAGACCCAAAT TGCCAgctcccacccctaccccagcccctgcccctgtcCCTGCTGCAGCACGGGGGGTGGCGCCAGGGAGGCCCCGAGGAGAAGGCGCTGAGCCCAGGGCCCCCCGCACCGGCCCGCAGGAGCTGGGGAAGATCCTCCAgggtgtggtggtggtgctgaGCGGCTTCCAGAACCCCTTCCGCTCGGAGCTCCGGGACAAGGCCCTGGAGCTGGGGGCCAAGTATCGGCCAGACTGGACTCCAGACAGCACCCACCTCAT CTGCGCCTTTGCCAACACCCCCAAGTACAGCCAGGTCCTAGGCCTCGGAGGCCGAATCGTGCGGAAAGAGTGGGTGCTGGACTGTCACCGCATGCGGCGGCGGCTGCCCTCTCGGAG GTACCTCATGGCTGGGCCAGACTCGAGCAGTGAGGACGAGGGGGGCTCTCACAGCGGCAGCAGTGGGGATGAAGCCCCCAAGCCTCCCCGAAAG cGCCCCCAGACCAAAGCCAAGCCCTCTCAGGCAGCAGGACCTAGCTCACCCCAGAGACCCCCAACCCCAGAAGAGACCAAACCACCCTCACCAGGGCCCCAGGAAGATACTGACACCAAGGGGGAGCAGTCAG AAGGACAGGACAATGGGGCAGAAGATTCTGGGGACACCGAGGATGAGCTGAGAAG GGTGGCTGAGCGGAAGGAACAAAGGCCGCCCTCTGGCGAGGAGAACGGCAAGGACCCGTACGCAGGATCCACGGATGAGAACACGGACAATGAAGGTCCTCCAGAGTCTCCCAATCTGCCGATTCCCGAGCTCCCAG ACTTTTTCCAGGGCAAACACTTCTTCCTGTACGGGGAGTTCCCGGGGGACGAGCGGCGGACGCTCAGCCGTTACGTCACGGCCTTCAACGG GGAGCTCGAGGACTATATGAGCGACCGGGTACAGTTTGTGATCACGGCACAGGAGTGGGACCCCAGCTTCGAGGAG GCCTTGATGGACAACCCCTCCTTGGTGTTCGTCCGTCCCCGGTGGATCTACAGTTGCAACGAGAAGCAGAAGTTACTTCCCCACCAGCTCTATGGGGTGGTGCCCCAGGCGTGA